In one window of Halomarina pelagica DNA:
- a CDS encoding 7-carboxy-7-deazaguanine synthase QueE: MPVNTDRATVPASGDADAEGDLPINELFYSLQGEGKLAGVPSVFVRTSGCNLRCWFCDSYHTSWEPTHARMTVEDVVREVRAHDRAGHVVLTGGEPLVHEASVELLERLAAEGYHTTVETNGTIYRDAPIDLASVSPKLASSTPTPENAPEGADAGAWTERHEARRIDLESLAGLVEDYETQLKFVVTGPDDMPEIVSLLEDVREAASVPVPDDDVLLMPEGTTREALAERREVVADLALEHGFRYTPRLHVDLWNDAPGT, translated from the coding sequence GTGCCCGTCAACACTGACCGCGCGACGGTGCCCGCCTCCGGCGACGCGGACGCCGAGGGCGACCTCCCGATCAACGAGCTGTTCTACTCGCTGCAGGGGGAGGGAAAGCTCGCCGGCGTCCCCTCGGTGTTCGTCCGCACGAGCGGCTGCAACCTCCGGTGCTGGTTCTGCGACTCCTATCACACCTCCTGGGAGCCGACCCACGCGCGGATGACCGTCGAGGACGTGGTCAGGGAGGTGCGCGCCCACGACCGGGCGGGGCACGTCGTCCTCACCGGCGGCGAGCCGCTCGTCCACGAGGCGAGCGTCGAACTGCTGGAACGCCTCGCGGCCGAGGGCTACCACACCACCGTCGAGACGAACGGGACGATCTACCGCGACGCGCCGATCGACCTCGCGAGCGTCAGCCCGAAGCTCGCCTCCAGCACGCCGACGCCCGAGAACGCCCCCGAGGGCGCGGACGCCGGCGCGTGGACCGAGCGCCACGAGGCGCGGCGGATCGACCTCGAATCGCTCGCGGGGCTCGTCGAGGACTACGAGACGCAACTGAAGTTCGTCGTCACCGGGCCGGACGACATGCCCGAGATCGTCTCGCTCCTGGAGGACGTGCGCGAGGCGGCGTCCGTCCCCGTCCCGGACGACGACGTGCTGCTCATGCCGGAGGGGACGACGCGCGAGGCGCTGGCCGAGCGGCGCGAGGTCGTCGCCGACCTCGCGCTGGAACACGGCTTTCGCTACACGCCGCGACTGCACGTCGACCTCTGGAACGACGCGCCCGGGACGTGA
- a CDS encoding type II toxin-antitoxin system HicA family toxin codes for MVTRDFSGYDVAKVLVNTGNFTWVRTRGDHAILTWEHPDGPEVERRTVSVPLHDRVRIGTLRGIAEDAGAKDFDAFCTWIDDNR; via the coding sequence ATGGTCACACGCGATTTTAGCGGCTACGACGTAGCGAAAGTCCTCGTCAACACGGGTAATTTCACCTGGGTTCGGACGCGCGGCGATCACGCTATTCTGACCTGGGAACACCCTGACGGCCCCGAGGTCGAGCGACGGACCGTGAGCGTCCCACTCCATGACCGCGTGCGGATCGGGACGCTTCGCGGGATTGCGGAGGACGCAGGAGCGAAGGACTTCGACGCGTTCTGTACGTGGATCGACGACAACCGCTGA
- a CDS encoding aldehyde dehydrogenase family protein, translating to MAQYVADTDADRLSADADWDVLYVDGETERGERAALEVDDPTTEEVFATVPAATEDDVNAAYERAAEAGSEWAERPPQARAAVIEDAIGIVEGHRETMLDLLATEAGSALVKGNAELDTAVGMMREAASFPTRVGGTVKDSIVPGKENLVKREPAGVVGVISPWNFPFHLSMRAVAPALALGNGVVLKPASTTPITGGLLLARIFEAAGLPEGLLNVVPGHGSEIGDRMAGHPEADVIAFTGSTAVGKRVAGRAVEHLAYPAMELGGNNPHVVLDDADLDRAVDSAVFGTFLHQGQVCISINRHLVHESLYDEYVERLADRAADLTVGDPHDPDTVIGPIIDDDQRDQMMAYVEETVEQGATVETGGDHDGRFVQPTVLSGATNDMSAACNEHFGPVAPVIPFSDDGEAIELANAVDQGLAASVHSTDRERAEAVADRIDAGMVHVNDQPINDEPHVPFGGVKDSGIGRFNDEYVMEEMTRTKWVSVQREEREYPF from the coding sequence ATGGCGCAGTACGTAGCCGACACCGACGCCGACCGGTTGAGCGCGGACGCCGACTGGGACGTCCTCTACGTCGACGGCGAGACGGAGCGCGGCGAGCGCGCTGCCCTGGAGGTGGACGACCCGACCACCGAGGAGGTGTTCGCCACGGTTCCCGCGGCGACCGAGGACGACGTGAACGCCGCCTACGAGCGTGCCGCCGAGGCCGGGAGCGAGTGGGCCGAGCGCCCGCCGCAGGCGCGCGCGGCGGTGATCGAGGACGCTATCGGGATCGTCGAGGGGCACCGCGAGACGATGCTCGACCTGCTCGCCACCGAGGCGGGGAGCGCGCTCGTGAAGGGTAACGCGGAACTGGACACGGCGGTCGGGATGATGCGCGAGGCGGCGAGCTTCCCCACCCGCGTCGGCGGGACGGTGAAGGACTCGATCGTCCCGGGAAAGGAGAACCTCGTCAAGCGCGAACCCGCGGGCGTCGTCGGCGTCATCTCGCCGTGGAACTTCCCGTTCCACCTCTCGATGCGCGCCGTCGCGCCCGCTCTGGCGCTCGGCAACGGCGTCGTCCTCAAGCCCGCCTCCACGACGCCGATCACGGGCGGTCTGCTGCTCGCCCGGATCTTCGAGGCGGCGGGCCTCCCCGAGGGCCTGCTCAACGTCGTCCCCGGCCACGGGTCGGAGATCGGCGACCGGATGGCGGGCCACCCCGAGGCGGACGTGATCGCGTTCACCGGTTCGACGGCGGTCGGCAAGCGCGTCGCCGGGCGGGCCGTCGAGCACCTCGCCTACCCCGCGATGGAACTCGGCGGGAACAACCCACACGTCGTCCTCGACGACGCGGACCTGGATCGGGCGGTCGACTCGGCGGTCTTCGGCACCTTCCTCCACCAGGGGCAGGTCTGCATCTCCATCAACCGCCACCTCGTCCACGAGTCGCTCTACGACGAGTACGTCGAGCGGTTGGCCGACCGCGCCGCGGACCTGACCGTCGGCGATCCGCACGACCCGGACACCGTGATCGGGCCGATCATCGACGACGACCAGCGCGACCAGATGATGGCGTACGTCGAGGAGACCGTGGAGCAGGGCGCGACGGTCGAGACCGGCGGCGACCACGACGGTCGGTTCGTCCAGCCGACGGTGCTCTCCGGCGCGACCAACGACATGAGCGCCGCCTGTAACGAGCACTTCGGCCCCGTCGCGCCCGTGATCCCCTTCTCGGACGACGGGGAGGCGATCGAACTCGCCAACGCCGTCGATCAGGGGCTCGCGGCGTCGGTCCACTCGACCGACCGGGAGCGCGCGGAGGCCGTCGCGGACCGCATCGACGCCGGGATGGTCCACGTGAACGACCAGCCGATCAACGACGAGCCCCACGTCCCCTTCGGCGGCGTGAAGGACTCCGGCATCGGCCGGTTCAACGACGAGTACGTGATGGAGGAGATGACCCGCACGAAGTGGGTGTCGGTCCAGCGCGAGGAGCGCGAGTATCCCTTCTAG
- a CDS encoding 6-pyruvoyl trahydropterin synthase family protein, with protein MSEGVLGEQDRDALASAGERVLRVGRDRPIRISAGHRLLHHDGKCSRPHGHNYEVSVTVRGELTEEGWIVDKGEVTDVIDEWDHRFLVERGDPLIEAFEASGDGDALVVLDHPPTAEVMAVVLEERLRDRLPATVSDVTVTVAETGELCSGR; from the coding sequence ATGAGCGAAGGAGTACTCGGAGAGCAGGATCGCGACGCGCTGGCGTCGGCCGGCGAGCGCGTCCTGCGGGTGGGGCGCGATCGACCGATCCGCATCAGCGCGGGCCACCGCCTGCTCCACCACGACGGGAAGTGTTCGCGTCCGCACGGCCACAACTACGAGGTCTCGGTGACGGTGCGCGGCGAACTCACCGAGGAGGGGTGGATCGTGGACAAGGGGGAGGTGACCGACGTGATCGACGAGTGGGACCACCGGTTCCTCGTCGAGCGGGGCGACCCGCTGATCGAGGCGTTCGAGGCGTCGGGCGACGGCGACGCGCTCGTCGTGCTCGACCACCCGCCGACGGCGGAGGTGATGGCGGTCGTGCTGGAGGAGCGCCTGCGCGATCGCCTGCCGGCGACGGTCTCCGACGTGACCGTCACGGTCGCCGAGACGGGCGAACTCTGCTCGGGTCGCTGA
- a CDS encoding MBL fold metallo-hydrolase, with protein sequence MTGVETISLGNTAFEGLNNAYLLDGAVTTLVDTGVATPETREGLHDGLAARGLSVEDVEQVLLTHWHADHAGLAGEVQAASGAVVRVHRADAPLVAQDPDALAAMAERQRDLLAAWGMPESSQEELLGFLDGESTIAGDPPEVEPFEAGATVEAGDRELTAVHLPGHTEGLCGFASPSDYRAPSGATGAELFSGDALLPYYTPNVGGADVRVERPLERYLDTLSSIVDAGYARAWPGHRGPIVDPAGRAADIVAHHRERTDRVLGVLAEHGPADAWTVSAHLFGELRSIHILHGPGEAYAHLEHLEAAGVVENTPEGYVVADREADLDALFPGIAGADGHPDPSA encoded by the coding sequence GTGACGGGCGTCGAGACGATCAGTCTCGGGAACACCGCGTTCGAGGGGCTGAACAACGCGTACCTCCTCGACGGCGCGGTGACGACGCTCGTGGACACGGGCGTGGCGACGCCCGAGACGCGCGAGGGACTGCACGACGGCCTCGCGGCCCGGGGGCTCTCGGTCGAGGACGTCGAGCAGGTGCTTCTCACCCACTGGCACGCGGACCACGCCGGTCTCGCGGGCGAGGTGCAGGCGGCGAGCGGCGCGGTCGTCCGCGTCCACCGCGCCGACGCTCCCCTGGTCGCGCAGGACCCCGACGCGCTGGCAGCGATGGCCGAACGCCAGCGCGACCTGCTCGCGGCGTGGGGGATGCCCGAGTCGTCGCAGGAGGAACTGCTCGGGTTCCTCGACGGCGAGTCGACGATCGCCGGCGACCCACCCGAGGTCGAACCGTTCGAGGCGGGAGCGACCGTCGAGGCGGGCGACCGCGAACTCACCGCGGTCCACCTGCCGGGGCACACGGAGGGACTCTGCGGGTTCGCCTCCCCGAGCGACTATCGCGCGCCGTCCGGCGCGACCGGCGCGGAGCTGTTCAGCGGCGACGCGCTCCTCCCCTACTACACGCCGAACGTCGGCGGTGCCGACGTCCGCGTCGAACGGCCGCTCGAGCGGTATCTCGACACGCTCTCCTCGATCGTAGACGCCGGGTACGCCCGCGCGTGGCCGGGGCACCGCGGACCCATCGTCGATCCGGCGGGTCGCGCCGCGGACATCGTCGCTCACCACCGCGAGCGAACCGACCGCGTCCTCGGCGTCCTGGCGGAACACGGGCCGGCTGACGCGTGGACCGTCAGCGCCCACCTCTTCGGCGAACTCAGGAGCATCCACATCCTCCACGGCCCCGGCGAGGCCTACGCGCACCTCGAGCACCTGGAGGCCGCCGGGGTCGTCGAGAACACGCCCGAGGGGTACGTCGTCGCGGACCGCGAGGCGGATCTCGACGCGCTCTTCCCCGGGATCGCCGGAGCGGACGGTCACCCCGATCCGAGCGCCTGA
- a CDS encoding DEAD/DEAH box helicase codes for MRIGRSRPTRRTRSPADASASRSCSPSTPSLIPRDYRNAHLSVYGSREDATGLGTAPVSPVVSEQSDSEADDAAAGLSADRFHEVIQDLGRPVVTASDAARVLGVSQAEAAERLDALADAGRAERVDVTADPVVWYPTDLQSLAEREHVIAFPDRRELVVEHPRQFTRAQLAQFAHLADSTRDGAYIYRIREEDVWQAPYDHLDGLLRTMRGVLPERSPHLEEWVERQWTRARRFALVTHPDGYTLLEASSPELMGNVARQKLEPGEHLRADVSDTESWVNDGAIGEVKRILYEAGYPVQDQRDLETGDPLDVDLRLDLRDYQRHWVERFEERGSGVFVGPPGSGKTIAAMGAMASVGGETLVLVPSRDLAEQWRGSLLSHTTLEPDRIGEYHGGEKEIRPVTIATYQTAGMDRHRTLFDERRWGLIVYDECHHIPSAVFRRSADLQAKHRLGLSATPIREDDREREIFTLIGPPIGTDWSALFEAGFVAEPEVEIRYVPWGSDMARNEYVSSEGHERRQIAAMNPAKVDAVRALLARHAGQKALVFVEYLDQGRAVAEAIDAPFVSGEMRHGERSALFREFRDGDREVLVVSRVGDEGIDLPNAEVAVVASGLGGSRRQGAQRAGRTMRPSGSALLYVLATRGTVEEDYARHQLRHLAGKGIRVNEGDAPMAVEGDGGDDAGDVEGERSGEDGDGPR; via the coding sequence ATGCGGATCGGTCGATCGCGCCCCACCCGCAGGACGCGCTCGCCGGCCGACGCCAGCGCGTCGCGATCCTGCTCTCCGAGTACTCCTTCGCTCATACCCCGAGATTATCGCAACGCGCACTTAAGCGTATACGGGTCGCGCGAGGACGCAACCGGTTTGGGAACTGCCCCCGTATCCCCGGTAGTGTCAGAGCAGTCCGACTCCGAGGCGGACGACGCGGCGGCGGGGTTGAGCGCGGATCGGTTTCACGAGGTGATCCAGGATCTGGGTCGCCCGGTCGTCACGGCGAGCGACGCGGCCCGGGTCCTCGGCGTCTCGCAGGCGGAGGCGGCCGAGCGCCTCGACGCCCTGGCCGACGCGGGGCGCGCGGAGCGCGTCGACGTCACCGCCGACCCGGTCGTCTGGTACCCCACCGACCTCCAGTCGCTCGCGGAGCGCGAGCACGTCATCGCCTTCCCCGACCGGCGGGAACTCGTCGTCGAGCACCCCCGGCAGTTCACGCGGGCGCAACTCGCCCAGTTCGCCCACCTCGCGGACTCCACCCGCGACGGCGCGTACATCTACCGCATCCGCGAGGAGGACGTCTGGCAGGCCCCCTACGACCATCTGGACGGCCTCCTGCGGACGATGCGCGGGGTGCTCCCCGAGCGCTCGCCCCACCTGGAGGAGTGGGTCGAGCGCCAGTGGACCCGCGCGCGGCGCTTCGCGCTCGTCACCCACCCGGACGGCTACACCCTACTCGAGGCGTCGAGTCCCGAACTCATGGGCAACGTCGCCCGGCAGAAGCTCGAACCGGGCGAGCACCTCCGCGCGGACGTCTCCGACACGGAGAGCTGGGTCAACGACGGGGCGATCGGTGAGGTAAAGCGGATCCTCTACGAGGCGGGCTACCCCGTCCAGGACCAGCGCGACCTGGAGACGGGCGACCCCCTCGACGTGGACCTCCGCCTCGACCTGCGGGACTACCAGCGCCACTGGGTCGAGCGCTTCGAGGAGCGCGGCTCGGGCGTCTTCGTCGGTCCGCCGGGCAGCGGCAAGACGATCGCCGCGATGGGCGCGATGGCGAGCGTCGGCGGCGAGACGCTGGTCCTCGTTCCCAGCCGCGACCTCGCCGAGCAGTGGCGCGGGAGCCTGCTCTCTCACACCACGCTCGAACCCGACCGGATCGGCGAGTACCACGGCGGCGAGAAGGAGATCCGACCCGTGACGATCGCCACCTACCAGACTGCCGGGATGGACCGCCACCGAACCCTGTTCGACGAGCGGCGGTGGGGCCTGATCGTATATGATGAATGCCATCACATACCATCTGCCGTCTTCCGACGCTCCGCCGACCTCCAGGCGAAGCACCGCCTCGGGCTGTCGGCGACGCCCATCCGGGAGGACGACCGGGAGCGGGAGATCTTCACGCTGATCGGGCCGCCCATCGGCACCGACTGGTCGGCGCTGTTCGAGGCGGGGTTCGTCGCGGAGCCGGAGGTCGAGATCCGCTACGTCCCGTGGGGGAGCGACATGGCGCGCAACGAGTACGTGAGCAGCGAGGGCCACGAGCGCCGGCAGATCGCGGCGATGAACCCCGCCAAGGTCGACGCCGTGCGCGCGCTGCTCGCCCGCCACGCCGGGCAGAAGGCGCTCGTGTTCGTGGAGTACCTCGATCAGGGGCGCGCGGTCGCCGAGGCGATCGACGCGCCGTTCGTCTCGGGCGAGATGCGCCACGGCGAGCGCAGCGCGCTGTTCAGGGAGTTCCGCGACGGCGATCGCGAGGTGCTCGTCGTCTCGCGGGTGGGCGACGAGGGGATCGACCTGCCGAACGCGGAGGTCGCCGTCGTCGCCTCCGGCCTCGGCGGGTCGCGCCGCCAGGGCGCACAGCGCGCCGGCCGGACGATGCGCCCGAGCGGGAGCGCCCTGCTGTACGTCCTCGCCACGCGCGGTACGGTCGAGGAGGACTACGCCCGCCACCAGCTTCGCCACCTCGCGGGCAAGGGCATCCGCGTGAACGAGGGCGACGCGCCGATGGCGGTCGAGGGGGACGGCGGGGACGACGCGGGCGATGTAGAGGGGGAGCGGTCGGGCGAGGACGGCGATGGGCCGAGGTAG
- the ppc gene encoding phosphoenolpyruvate carboxylase gives MVSHNRDAERDVQELTALLDEVIRTQEPPEAFETVVAAREAALDYRHDRTETREELRELLREADPATGNAVARAFTTYFELVNLAEERQRVRAIHDADDAGTLDDDLDAAAAELAETPERVPEILEDVCIEPTFTAHPTEARRKTVKAKLWDVARYLETLDERNLTSAQRQRVHRALHAAVTSLWQTAQVRDRRPTPADEARNVLYYLENVLLDVVGEVYDEAERALSEELEGVEVPELFAFRSWAGGDSDGNPYVTPETTAEVLERQREVAVERYREELKELSGVLSQDGRRIGVGRDFERSLALDSERFPGITATAGERYPNEPYRQKLRLMRERLDRVNDVRPGGYESADELVEDLQVLRESLAANGADTVAQAHVDPILRQVETFGLYLVSLDLRDHRASHTEAVTEAFERVGVAYDQLDEDERVELLTDAIAQDRPIVDLSDREECSETTARVFERFDSLADWHAEYGPEAVDAYCISMTEEPSHVLEVLFLADQAGVVSLPDYCAIDVVPLLETESALSGARELMGTLFENEAYAAALAARGGTQEVMLGYSDSNKENGFLAANWDLYKNQRRLADIADEFDVTLRLFHGRGGSISRGGGPMNEALLALPAETVTGGVRFTEQGEAIAEKYGNPDIAERELEQMLNAQLRARQRALERGVEYVSDDWSEAMDEMATAARAAYRDLLDTEGFVRYFEHTTPITVIERLNLGSRPASRSGGERTVEDLRAIPWVFSWTQSRCILPGWYGLATGLDAYLDGGGDLDDLREMYAEWPFFRTMLDNASLALARTDMSIAAEYAQLADEGDRERFFPLFEAEYERAVELVLAVTEREDVLSREWLRESLRQRNPHVDPLNLLQATLLGRSDRTPAGERTLRLTVQGIAAGMKNTG, from the coding sequence ATGGTTTCGCACAACAGGGACGCGGAGCGGGACGTACAGGAACTGACGGCGCTGCTCGACGAGGTGATCAGGACGCAGGAGCCGCCCGAGGCGTTCGAGACGGTCGTCGCGGCTCGCGAGGCGGCGCTCGACTATCGTCACGATCGGACCGAGACGCGGGAGGAGCTGCGAGAACTCCTCCGGGAGGCCGACCCGGCGACGGGTAACGCCGTCGCGCGGGCGTTCACCACCTACTTCGAACTCGTGAACCTCGCGGAGGAGCGCCAGCGGGTCCGCGCCATCCACGACGCGGACGACGCGGGGACGCTCGACGACGACCTCGACGCCGCCGCCGCCGAGCTGGCCGAGACGCCCGAGCGCGTCCCGGAGATCCTGGAGGACGTGTGCATCGAACCGACGTTCACGGCGCACCCGACGGAGGCGCGCCGCAAGACGGTGAAGGCGAAGCTCTGGGACGTGGCGCGCTACCTGGAGACGCTCGACGAGCGGAACCTCACGTCGGCCCAGCGCCAGCGCGTCCACCGCGCCCTCCACGCCGCGGTGACGAGCCTCTGGCAGACCGCGCAGGTGCGCGACCGGCGGCCCACGCCCGCAGACGAGGCGAGGAACGTGCTCTACTACCTCGAGAACGTCCTCCTCGACGTGGTGGGCGAGGTGTACGACGAGGCCGAGCGGGCGCTCTCGGAGGAACTGGAGGGCGTCGAGGTCCCCGAGCTGTTCGCCTTCCGCTCGTGGGCCGGCGGCGACAGCGACGGCAACCCCTACGTCACCCCCGAGACGACCGCGGAGGTGCTCGAACGCCAGCGCGAGGTCGCCGTGGAGCGCTACCGCGAGGAGCTGAAGGAACTATCGGGCGTGCTCAGCCAGGACGGGCGTCGCATCGGCGTCGGTCGCGACTTCGAGCGCTCGCTCGCGCTGGACAGCGAGCGCTTCCCCGGCATCACGGCGACGGCGGGCGAGCGCTACCCGAACGAACCGTACCGGCAGAAGCTCCGCCTGATGCGCGAGCGCCTCGACCGGGTGAACGACGTCAGACCGGGGGGCTACGAGTCCGCGGACGAACTCGTCGAGGACCTCCAGGTCCTGCGCGAGAGCCTGGCCGCCAACGGCGCGGACACGGTGGCGCAGGCGCACGTCGATCCGATCCTGCGGCAGGTCGAGACGTTCGGCCTCTACCTGGTGAGCCTCGACCTGCGCGACCACCGCGCGAGCCACACGGAGGCCGTGACGGAGGCGTTCGAGCGCGTCGGCGTCGCGTACGACCAGCTCGACGAGGACGAGCGGGTCGAGCTGCTGACCGACGCGATCGCGCAGGATCGCCCGATCGTCGACCTCTCCGATCGGGAGGAGTGCTCCGAGACGACGGCGCGCGTGTTCGAGCGCTTCGACTCGCTGGCCGACTGGCACGCCGAGTACGGTCCCGAGGCGGTCGACGCCTACTGCATCAGCATGACCGAGGAGCCGAGCCACGTCCTCGAGGTGCTCTTCCTGGCGGACCAGGCCGGGGTCGTCTCCCTGCCCGACTACTGCGCGATCGACGTCGTCCCGCTGCTCGAGACCGAGTCGGCGCTCTCCGGGGCGCGGGAGCTGATGGGGACGCTGTTCGAGAACGAGGCGTACGCGGCGGCGCTCGCCGCCCGCGGGGGCACCCAGGAGGTGATGCTCGGCTACTCCGACTCGAACAAGGAGAACGGCTTCCTGGCGGCGAACTGGGACCTCTACAAGAACCAGCGCCGCCTCGCCGACATCGCGGACGAGTTCGACGTCACCCTGCGGCTGTTCCACGGGCGCGGCGGCTCCATCTCCCGGGGCGGCGGCCCGATGAACGAGGCGCTGCTCGCGCTGCCCGCCGAGACGGTGACGGGGGGCGTCCGCTTCACCGAGCAGGGCGAGGCCATCGCCGAGAAGTACGGCAACCCGGACATCGCAGAGCGCGAACTGGAGCAGATGCTCAACGCGCAGCTCCGCGCGCGACAGCGCGCCCTCGAGCGCGGCGTCGAGTACGTCTCCGACGACTGGAGCGAGGCGATGGACGAGATGGCGACCGCCGCGCGCGCGGCGTACCGCGACCTCCTCGACACCGAGGGGTTCGTCCGGTACTTCGAGCACACGACGCCCATCACGGTCATCGAGCGGCTGAACCTCGGATCGCGGCCCGCCTCGCGCTCGGGCGGCGAGCGGACGGTCGAGGACCTCCGGGCGATCCCGTGGGTGTTCTCCTGGACGCAGTCGCGCTGCATCCTCCCCGGCTGGTACGGCCTCGCGACGGGGCTCGACGCCTACCTCGACGGCGGCGGGGACCTCGACGACCTCCGGGAGATGTACGCCGAGTGGCCGTTCTTCCGGACGATGCTCGACAACGCGTCGCTCGCGCTCGCCCGCACCGACATGAGCATCGCCGCCGAGTACGCCCAGCTCGCCGACGAGGGCGACCGCGAGCGGTTCTTCCCCCTGTTCGAGGCGGAGTACGAGCGCGCGGTCGAACTCGTGCTCGCCGTCACCGAGCGCGAGGACGTGCTCAGCCGCGAGTGGCTCAGGGAGAGCCTCCGACAGCGCAACCCGCACGTCGACCCGCTCAACCTCCTGCAGGCGACGCTCCTCGGTCGCTCCGACCGCACGCCCGCCGGGGAGCGCACGCTCCGCCTGACGGTGCAGGGCATCGCCGCCGGGATGAAGAACACCGGGTAG
- a CDS encoding class I SAM-dependent methyltransferase — translation MVNKDAVRRGYDELADVHAAQRTENDRGMEILAGVLDSLSAGTHVLDAGCGQGTPVLSELSTSATATGVDFSRGQLRLAAENAPCASLVQGDMTTLPFNSSSFDAVVAYWSLIHVPMADHRTVVDEFARVLRPGGRLLVCEGTHEWVGENPDWLDSGVRMEWEIAGAETTGDQLRDAGFAVVDTWGVPSSLEADRRSEEEDAPWTFFSARLDA, via the coding sequence ATGGTGAACAAGGACGCCGTTCGTCGGGGTTACGACGAGCTAGCGGACGTACACGCCGCACAACGGACCGAGAACGACCGCGGGATGGAGATCCTCGCGGGGGTTCTCGACTCGCTCTCGGCCGGGACGCACGTCCTCGACGCCGGGTGCGGACAGGGCACCCCGGTCCTGTCCGAGTTGAGTACGTCGGCGACCGCCACCGGAGTGGACTTCTCTCGCGGACAACTGCGTCTGGCGGCGGAGAACGCTCCCTGCGCGTCCCTGGTGCAGGGGGACATGACGACGCTTCCGTTCAATAGTTCGTCGTTCGATGCCGTCGTCGCCTACTGGTCGTTGATCCACGTTCCGATGGCTGACCACCGGACGGTCGTCGACGAGTTCGCCCGCGTCCTGCGTCCGGGCGGTCGCCTCCTCGTATGTGAGGGAACGCACGAGTGGGTCGGCGAGAACCCTGACTGGCTCGACAGCGGCGTGAGGATGGAGTGGGAGATCGCCGGCGCGGAAACGACGGGCGACCAGCTGCGAGATGCCGGCTTCGCCGTCGTCGACACGTGGGGTGTCCCTTCCTCGCTGGAAGCGGACAGGCGAAGCGAGGAGGAGGACGCGCCGTGGACGTTCTTCTCCGCACGGCTCGACGCGTGA
- the queC gene encoding 7-cyano-7-deazaguanine synthase QueC, with protein MSDSESSAESDAPPRAVVLVSGGMDSATAVYEATARGYEPLFLHTSYGQRTETKEYECARRLAEEADAADFMHVRTDHLVRVGGSSLTDESMSVADADPESEEIPATYVPFRNANLLAMAVSYAEVRGAEAVFVGAHAEDFSGYPDCRPEFFEAFQRVVDVGTRPDTRIRIEAPFAEWSKTDIAERGLELGVPFEHTWSCYREEAPACGTCDSCAFRLGAFRAAGARDPIEYAERPERE; from the coding sequence ATGAGCGACAGCGAATCCAGCGCCGAATCCGACGCCCCACCCCGCGCCGTCGTCCTGGTCTCCGGGGGGATGGACAGCGCGACCGCCGTCTACGAGGCGACGGCGCGCGGCTACGAACCCCTGTTCCTGCACACCTCCTACGGCCAGCGGACCGAGACGAAGGAGTACGAGTGCGCCCGCAGACTCGCCGAGGAAGCCGACGCCGCGGACTTCATGCACGTCCGGACGGATCACCTCGTGCGCGTCGGCGGGTCGTCGCTCACCGACGAGTCGATGAGCGTCGCGGACGCCGACCCGGAGAGCGAGGAGATCCCGGCCACCTACGTCCCCTTCCGCAACGCGAACCTGCTCGCGATGGCCGTCTCCTACGCCGAGGTGCGGGGTGCCGAGGCGGTCTTCGTCGGCGCGCACGCCGAGGACTTCTCCGGGTACCCCGACTGCCGGCCCGAGTTCTTCGAGGCGTTCCAGCGCGTCGTCGACGTCGGGACGCGGCCCGACACGCGCATCCGAATCGAGGCCCCGTTCGCCGAGTGGTCGAAGACCGACATCGCGGAGCGCGGCCTCGAACTCGGCGTCCCCTTCGAACACACCTGGTCCTGCTACCGCGAGGAGGCCCCCGCCTGCGGCACCTGCGACTCCTGCGCCTTCCGCCTGGGGGCGTTCCGCGCGGCCGGCGCGCGCGACCCTATCGAGTACGCGGAGCGCCCCGAGCGGGAGTAA
- a CDS encoding type II toxin-antitoxin system HicB family antitoxin: MSTDSRTNRDPSPRTKITLTQDEDGWWTARDETRKLTTQGETRAAALESLDEVTDALETGDGRPPTDEELRECGIDPEVNRRAGSGDLPDVLK; this comes from the coding sequence ATGAGCACCGATTCACGGACGAACCGCGATCCGTCGCCGCGTACCAAGATTACGCTCACCCAGGACGAAGACGGGTGGTGGACGGCACGGGATGAGACGCGCAAGTTGACGACGCAGGGCGAGACGCGAGCGGCGGCGCTCGAGAGCCTCGACGAAGTGACCGACGCGCTCGAGACCGGCGACGGCCGGCCGCCGACGGACGAGGAATTACGCGAGTGCGGTATCGATCCAGAGGTGAACCGGCGTGCGGGGAGCGGCGATCTCCCCGACGTCCTCAAATAG
- a CDS encoding helix-turn-helix domain-containing protein, with protein sequence MSGTHRDDRGRFVARHSDADVLAAVAKYAPAGTTEIAEELGIERPSADYRLRQLEAEGAVRKKKIGSSLAWSLANGGE encoded by the coding sequence ATGAGTGGGACCCATCGGGACGACCGCGGGCGATTCGTCGCTCGCCACTCCGACGCTGACGTGCTCGCGGCCGTTGCGAAGTACGCGCCGGCGGGAACGACGGAGATCGCCGAGGAACTCGGAATCGAACGGCCGAGCGCCGACTACCGGCTTCGACAGCTCGAGGCTGAGGGAGCGGTGAGGAAAAAGAAGATCGGTAGCTCGCTCGCGTGGAGCCTCGCGAACGGAGGGGAGTGA